Genomic DNA from Mycolicibacterium helvum:
TCGAGGGTCCGTCCGTGGTGGCCGTCGAGTGCTCAGCCGACGAAATCCCGCCGTTCACAGCCTTCTTGGACGAATCACTACCGAGGGAACACTGATGACACTGCCCGCACTCGAGGACATCACCGCCCACCACAATCAACGGGTCGGGGGCGGCGCCGATCCGATTCCCGGGCTGATGCGCATCGAGACATCGCCCAGGGAGAAGGCCACCCCGATCCTGATGGAGATGATCCACGCGGTCTATCCGCATGACGACGTCTTCGGCGAGTTCTGCACCGTCAACGATTTCATCGACTGCCCACCCGACGCGCTGTTCGACTACCTCGCCGACACCCGCTCGCTGGAGGAGTGGACGTACAGCCTGCGCGGGTTCACCCCCACCGATGAAGAGGGGCTCTGGCTGGCCCATGACCGCCTCGGCAGCGAGACCGAGATCTACACCCGCACCGTCGCCAACCGCGAGGCCCGCACCGTCGACTATCACTGCGCCTGGGACCAGGGCCGGCATCTGTGGATGATCTATCTGATGCGCGTGGTGGATGCGCAGGTGGTGTTCAACAAGCCGGGATCGGTTGTGCTCTGGACCAACTGCCACCATCCGTTCTACGACGACAATCCGTATCCCGAGACCGCGCCGCCGGAGCGTCCGGTCTGGGTGGGTGACTTCTGGGAGATGTTCGGCGCGGGCCACGAGCTCGAGCTGAAGAATCTGAAGGCCATTGCCGAGTACCGGCACCGCAACGGGCTGCCCATCACCCCGGACTGGATGCGAACATCATGAGCCCCGCCCAGCCCGCGGTCAGCCTGATCGACGTCGCCACCTACCTGCCCGAAAATCGGGTTCCCGCGCAGTGGTACACGCAATTCGGCGACAACGACGATCTGCG
This window encodes:
- a CDS encoding SRPBCC family protein, with translation MTLPALEDITAHHNQRVGGGADPIPGLMRIETSPREKATPILMEMIHAVYPHDDVFGEFCTVNDFIDCPPDALFDYLADTRSLEEWTYSLRGFTPTDEEGLWLAHDRLGSETEIYTRTVANREARTVDYHCAWDQGRHLWMIYLMRVVDAQVVFNKPGSVVLWTNCHHPFYDDNPYPETAPPERPVWVGDFWEMFGAGHELELKNLKAIAEYRHRNGLPITPDWMRTS